The genomic window TTTCATTCATTATTAGAGTCAACTTGGtctgttcataaaatattttatgaactactggagaaattttaatgaaactttaacaaaaaaataatttgatctACCTCTCCAACtgacttttggactcaacccgatccaagatggctgccacagacaactgaccttaaaaaacacaaaaatggtgttaacgcagacaattttacagatattgagctaaaatttaggttggtagtagctgagaatgatccccaacacatcaTTTGAGCACAACAAATTCTGTGACATCTTTTGTTTCAAAACCTAGCATTAATTGTTGAGAGTCACGTCATttgtgtgttagtaaaatatctcattaaccattGGAGGgattttattgagattttcaAAAAGAATTGATTGGAAGTGCATTTataactgataaacatttggagtcaatccattATAAGATGGCCGTCctgctaattgaccttagcctacacaaacaTTACTCTAGCACAGTGAATTTCCAAAGTATTGATTTAAAAcctcatgtggtagtagctgacagtcattcacaacacgcactccaagtgctaacagatcatacaAGATCTCGCAGTATTGCATGAATTTGCGTTCAAAGTTCAGATTcaactgtcatttttcatcttAAACTCATGATTACCAGTAGTTCAATTTCatcctctgtggaggacatttgtaaacctgaatatctcccACTCATTACATCCTTCTAAATTAACTCATTTTGCTTTCAACAGAGGACATTTAGAGCTTTTCAATTATACTAAATGTGAAGGGGTGGGGCTACTTACCTTACAAAGATTGtgaaatttaaaccaaaaattgGGATTGGagaatatttgttttcctggcacgagcttagtttaaaactttggcgtgtatttgtttttgatcaagGTGATGATTTTGAACTTAGCATAAATCAtgcaaaacatttgaaagaacATGCATGCATTGATTTAAagtaaaccaaaaaaagaagaagttgaaCCAAAGTTTGCAGGAAGATGACTTCCTTTTTGTACCCACCATCATAATGAGCTCTGGGGTCTGAAGGCTTTCCTGCTTTCCATCCACTTGTTCAGCCTCTTCTGAAAGTGCGACTCGGGAGAGAAACTATAACTTCATTACTTCCCAAATCATTTGCGTGACAAAAAGGAATCCGTTCCAAAAGATGCATTTGGACTTGTTTCATGTGAAGCACGAGAGGCAGATGAAAACATGGTGAGTTTGTTGGAGATCAGGCTTCCTAGTAGGACAAGTCTGTCTAAGGGTCGCAGCTCACTGAGTCACAAGAAATAACTTTGGTTCAGAGGAGCGGAGCTCTGAGCAGGAGGCGCGCTGTCACGGCCCCTCACTGAGACCCCCCCCAACTAAACTGGAAGCACAATCAAactttacacataaaaaaatgttttatagacAAAAGAGGGGTGAAAGGGGGAGTTCTggtctaaatttaaaattaaatgtagcgattttaaggtcagtttaaaaactttgcaGTCGCTTTAATAGAAAGAACTTGGGCACCATCTAGTGGATAAACGCACAAACTACAACAACATACAGGAATGGAAATCACACAGGGCTATTTATGCCTTAAAGCATTAAATATACAGGACTGTACAAAAATTTGAATGGTTTAAAGTTGTCTTGATCAGCATTCAGGTTTTCCGaatgtcttttaaagtttttgaatGGACTTTGACTgtgttttcactcatttttagtGCGGTCCTTCCACCTGATTAACATTTACAGCGGGTgtttaaaaacatggaaaagtGGAGGCGAAAATAAGAGCACTACCTACAAATTAAGAATATATGAGTGTCCCATTTTAAAGAATAGTAAACAAACATCTAACAGGGACCCGACACAGGACCTGATAGATGCATCAATCTTTATTTTATCCATGTGATGTTTCTGAAGAGCTAATAGCGCTTTGAGAAACCCCTTGTTTGTTCTgaaatgcaattttattttgctacAAACTCCTAATAAAACGTCGATATATGCTCTCTGCAGTAATAAGATTGTATGACATTTGAAATCAAGTTACAAAACATTGTGTATATGATGTAACGCTCTAATatcagttaatttattttatgtagaCTACTGGGCTACTTAACAATCGTTTATTTAGGGAAAAATAATCTTATAAAGTTtactttagttatttttttcttttgtttcaccTATAACAGAGAAGCGTTGACAGGCTCTGAACTACAAATCCCATCAAATTTTGTCGCCTAATGATGACGTAACAACGAGAAATTTCCGGAAAGTCTATCAGCGCGTTGCAAAACACTTGCGTCAGAAACTTGCGCACTTGGTTTTAGGAAGGTGAACAACGAACCTTGCTGTCGATAATGAGCCTTTACATACTGTTAAAAACCTTTAGGTTAATACTCGCATGTAATAAATTATACTTCGTTAGTTTAGTAAGTGTAATTAATTGAATTTAGGAAGGTTTCGGGGAATTTTTAGCCATATACTGTACGTAGTTAAACGATGCTAAGGTGTTAGCTCTGTTTAATCACCTAATCTGCGCTAGCATCACAAGCGTTGTTATCAAACGGTTAATATTATTACAATATATTcaatttgtttgctgtttttgtgaccTTACTGTAAATAAACGTTTGTTAAGGACAATTCGACAGTTGCTAAGGATTGATGCACAGACTTTACACCCCAGCAGTCCGCTTCTTTTGcttactttctgtttgttttgttttcttttttcagacaGATACAGACTAAGTAGAGACACTGCGAACATGTTGGTGGCGAGGCTGACGTGTCTGAGGAGTCTCCCGCTCGTCGGGCTCCGTCCCGGCCTGTCACAGGGCTCCTCGGCCCTGAGAGCACCCACCCTGAAGGCCTGTCCACCGCTGCTCACTCCCCAGCAGGTACTGTCACTGTGAGGCTTGATCTTCAGGCTGGTATACACGGGACTTAAATGTTGCCCTGTGCATTCTGATTGGTAAACTCTTTCAATAATAGGGCTATGGTTGCTAGACGCAATAGAAAGATTTTGCTGTAAATATTGGCCATTTTCTAGGTCCTAGATCAAGTGTCTTTAAGCTGATGCCTTCAAAAATAAACCATATATTCATCATCTTTTAGGATTtcttattaaccttttttttaatgacagatgtgttgttttatagtttttcagGCTCTCTTGAACTTTTAAACACAAGCTTTACAGGTATGAAGTCACAGTTGTTACGGTTTACTTTCAGACCAAACAATTAACAAGTGATGATTTAGCTTTCAGTACACTTTTGcttttacagactgatgttgaTATTATGGTTTTGATCAGACACATACAGAAAGACGGCTTGCTTATAACATTTATGGTTCTACACGTATTTACCCAACCTAACTTGTAGTCTTTCTGATTGTGGAAAGACTGCCAAGTAAATTCCAGCTCTAAATCAACATTTGTCATTCAagattttctggttttattagGGTTATGCCTCCAAGGCCAGATTTGGATTCCGCCGAGTGAAGACCGccagggaacagctgaaagaagcagcttTTGAACCAGCAACAGATACAGCtattaaaagtaaatgttttgataaattctTCTTACATACTGTATCCTTACATCTTGTTTCAAATTGTACACTGTTGCATTGCTTAAGTTTTATGCCTACCTCCTTTGTAAATGGATCTCAAAAATGTAATGACCTCGTCTTCTTTAAAAAGCATTCATAATATTGAgtcatgaaaattaaaaatatatgtaaaatttgttttcttactttgCTAGTTGACAGCATGGGAAGAATTTTTCTGGCTGGAGGTGCAGTCGTGGGCCTTGGAGCTTTGTGCTACTATGGACTTGGCATGTCCAGTGAAATTGGTGCTATTGAGAAATCAGTGTGAGTAACAGCTCTTTTCATCAGCAGCTCTTAAATTTAATTGTAAATcccatatattttaaaaaatgtgtatcATACCACCTAAAGATTTATTTGCCCTGTGTGTAGGATCTGGCCCCAGTATGTGAGGGACAGGATCCACTCTACCTACATGTACTTCGCAGGCAGCGTTGGACTCACGGCTCTGTCGGCTATAGCTGTTAGCAGAACCCCGGCACTCATGGGTCTGATGATGAGAGGATCCTGGCTGGTGAGCTTTCCAACTAAGATGGAATTTccccattttttaatttcagtattgaaatgaaactaaactaaatgtttacagaacCTGTAGATGGTTAGAAAGAAGTGACATTTTTAGATGTAGTTCATGTGAACTATTCTTTTTATTCCAGGCGATTGGAGCAACTTTTGCAGCGATGATCGGTGCAGGGATGCTGGTTAGGTCCATCTCATATGAGCACAGCCCGATGCCCAAACATCTTGCTTGGATGCTTCATGCAGGTTTGCTGTTCAGTGCCTTTCActagttttatttcattgtccCACACGGACCTGTTGTTTCTGTCATGTAGTTGCATTGCTTGAGCACTAGAGGGTAGCATTATATAGGTTCACGGAAAACATCTGATCTTGTCTTTTGAACCTATACAGTTCACTTTACATTCATTGCccagattatttttgttgttttaaattattaatttgttgccttttgtctttatgtgttgATCAGGTGTGATGGGTGCTGTCATCGCTCCTCTAACTCTCCTGGGAGGACCTCTGATGATGAGGGCTGCCTGGTACACTGCAGGCATCGTGGGAGGTCTTTCTACTGTGGCCATGTGTGCCCCAAGCGAGAAGTTCCTCAACATGGGAGGGCCATTGGCTGTCGGCTTTGGAGTGGTGTTTGCTTCCTCTATTGGTTAGTAAAGTTAAACTTCTGTTCCTAAACTATTTCAAGTTACTTATGTAGGTTGAAGATGATCAATCCTATACAAAGGAAGAGTGCTGCAGTGATTAGCCTCATTAACATTAATTATTAATGAAGATTCTTTTTAATCTCTGTCATGACAGAGACAAAAATGTCACTCAAAAGACACAAATGAAGTGTTGTTTAGTTTCTAATTTAATATAGAAAAAAAGTGGagaattgtttcttttaatcaaTCCATAATCTCAACTAATATGTGGATACAGATTAGGATAAGTAGAAACTGTTACTAACAGAACTTAATGCTTTTAGCTGGTGCAAAATTGTACACACAGTGGGTGAACAACTTTGTGCAGAATTTCACAAATAATTTTATCATTGTTGTGAGAAGTAAATTACTTGTTTCACTAAATCTGTGAGTAAAATCACACTTAAAGTGTTTTCCACCCTAGAATACAATGATTTATGCAAATTTAGTCATTAGTTTTCTCACAACTACTAGAGTAACTTTTGTGTGTAGGAATTCATCTTTAAATCAGGGTAAAGTGAAATATAGTAAAATCCCTTTATAGATATGGAGCATTGACATTTCACAATTAAACTGTTGACATATGAATATGACCTATACCTGCTAATTAGATACTGTATTATATACTAACTTGCAATGGtatacatttaattaaatataattgaGTAACACAGCTGTTCAGAACATTAAAAGAGAAGAGTTTGTCAATTTTAGTTTACATAACTGTCAGGATAAGCCTAATTATTGTACATACCAAACAAAGCATCGTGTGGGTCTCGGATGGTCATTTTGAACCCAAAGCAACAGCGAGTCTCACAGCAGCTTCTTTCTGTATCCAGGGTCGATGTTCCTGCCTCCCACCTCAGCAGTCGGAGCGGGCCTGTACTCTGTCGCTGTCTACGGAGGCCTGGTCCTGTTCAGCATGTTCCTCCTCTATGATACACAGAAGGTCATAAAGAAGGCGGAGACACACCCGATGTACGGCGTACAGAAGTTTGACCCCATCAATGCGTAAGTCGCTGCAGGAATTATAATGTATTTTTCCATAGAGTCTGTTATGTGATGTACAATTGGGAATCTCATGTGTGCATTAATCCGACAGGTGTATGGGGATTTACATGGACACACTGAACATTTTCATCAGGCTGGTGATGATTCTGTCTGGTGGCGGCAACAGAAGGAAGTAAAACTCAGAATGGCTCCTGCTCCAGTTTTTATGTTACACACAGTTAAAACATATGTTTATCCCAGTCAGCATACACCAGTTTTCTCTTTAGATACAAATCTCATGTGGCTGGAAGACCAACATAAATGTTTTGCAAGTGTTTCAAAGATGAAGATTGCACTCTGATGGGCTTGTTGCAAGTACAAGTCAAGAAGACAAATTTGTGTAATTTGAGGATGGTTTGTGATGGAATCATTATCTgaaagtttattgtttattttttacaggttGCACATCTGGTAAATCTGTCAGAGTCACATTAACAGGAgttttttttgaatttagtttttctatttattttcattcagaaTTAAAATTCAGAAATGTCAACCACAGAATTTCCCACataagcagaacagaaacttaCTGAACTGTATGTACATGCTTAAGACGtgaaaagatattttatttctgtaacagGATAAAGTTGTTGACATTAGTTCATATGTTTAAGGGAATTTGGGAAATTTTAGCATCactaaataaacatgttaaaaatgctGAATTTTGGAGATAGTGTTGATCTTTATTAAAATCACAAGGAAAATTACAgtaacaaattaaaagttagtctctaaaatacattttttgacattttggcaatacaaaaatacaagtaAAGAGACTGATTACAGCTGATTACTTTTAATATATTGTGAAGATTTACTTACATTAATAACAATGTCATGACTTCCTAGTAAGAACTGTTTTTtaagtaacaaaaaacatttgatttggcttttaaagactttattgtACATGACTAGATACAAAGTCAGTGTGTTATATGGAtactctgtgttttttcttacCACTAATTATTAAATAGAGCATAAAAGTATTAAAACCTGCAAAATACTACCATCTTCATTAGGTAAATTTACAAATGCTCTACCTGATCTATTCATAGGCAAATACTTTTGCAGTcgattacaaaaacaaaaaaaatttttttgttttgtaattttagcaGTTACTTCTATAAGGGGTTTAGGGTGGTCATAGGGCTAAGATGGTAATTTGCAAGtttcaaacatgaaaattaaCATCCTCAAAAAGTTCAGCAACCTGAAAATCACTCATTTTTAAACCACTACCGTCTAAAACTAATTTCAATCTTTTTATCGGCTTTAACTATTAAACCCCTGCTGCGGCTGCGAAGTAATCTGATAGATAAAtacttgttttgatttttggtaTCTGCACACTTTGGAGTTTAGACCACTGGGGTCCACTCTGTTGCCCATTTCCCCAGAACCAAGTCAGCGTGAAGCAGCAGATGACAAAAGCTTAGTGTAGTAATCCTCTTGTCCGCCATCTGGCTGCTCCTCTAAAATTAAACCGTCAAACCAGGGCACTTGCAGCAGATGCTAACATCTGTAAATATGCAGGTGTTTGGTAAAGGCGTGCGCACGTGGAGGGCACAGCTGCCAGGCAGTGTTTTAAACCTCCCAGATCATGTGCACAATTTAGACATGGATGCTGTATatgaaaacagtctaataggaGGGATGAAGAGCACAATAATGGATGGAAATGGCCGAAGCTTCAGTGAGGATAGAAACTGCCgtctgtttgtcatttttagattGATGACTAATATTTGGTCAGAGTCCAGGGGTAGCGGCTTGGGCAGattatgtgtttgtctgtaaaacaagctgaaaggACAGAGCATTTTGTAGTACAGTTTCTTCCATGGttacaaaactaaattaatttaatttccattCCTGTTTTCATCATGTACACAATTGCTCGAATAGGTacattcattttattcatttcattttatttcttttacattagGCACATGGATGACGGACATTCGTGAA from Kryptolebias marmoratus isolate JLee-2015 linkage group LG17, ASM164957v2, whole genome shotgun sequence includes these protein-coding regions:
- the ghitm gene encoding growth hormone-inducible transmembrane protein, with the translated sequence MLVARLTCLRSLPLVGLRPGLSQGSSALRAPTLKACPPLLTPQQGYASKARFGFRRVKTAREQLKEAAFEPATDTAIKIDSMGRIFLAGGAVVGLGALCYYGLGMSSEIGAIEKSVIWPQYVRDRIHSTYMYFAGSVGLTALSAIAVSRTPALMGLMMRGSWLAIGATFAAMIGAGMLVRSISYEHSPMPKHLAWMLHAGVMGAVIAPLTLLGGPLMMRAAWYTAGIVGGLSTVAMCAPSEKFLNMGGPLAVGFGVVFASSIGSMFLPPTSAVGAGLYSVAVYGGLVLFSMFLLYDTQKVIKKAETHPMYGVQKFDPINACMGIYMDTLNIFIRLVMILSGGGNRRK